From Mycolicibacterium nivoides, a single genomic window includes:
- a CDS encoding sulfurtransferase yields the protein MVSARNDVFVTVGELREHIASGAPVTVLDVRWTLAEPDGEQAYLSGHLPGAVYVSLDDDLTDHRVTGRGRHPLPSGTDLQAAARRWGVRNGVPTVVYDDWNRAGSARAWWVLTAAGIDDVRILDGGLSAWSAAGEGLQSGPVTPEPGDVDVVHDDLYHGALRTLTAEAAQSAVDVLLDARAPERFRGDVEPVDPVAGHIPGAVNLPSTQLLSADGTLLPDGPLRALLADRGATGGADVGAYCGSGVTAALAVAGLAAAGVDAALYPGSWSEWASNPDRPVARGEQ from the coding sequence GTGGTTTCGGCACGCAATGACGTCTTCGTCACGGTTGGTGAGCTTCGCGAGCACATCGCCTCGGGAGCTCCGGTCACGGTGCTCGACGTGCGGTGGACGCTGGCCGAGCCCGACGGTGAACAGGCCTATCTCAGCGGTCATCTGCCCGGCGCCGTCTACGTCTCACTCGATGACGACCTGACCGACCACCGGGTCACCGGTCGCGGGCGTCATCCGCTGCCGTCGGGAACCGACCTGCAGGCCGCGGCCCGTCGTTGGGGTGTGCGCAACGGTGTGCCCACCGTCGTCTATGACGACTGGAACCGCGCTGGATCTGCCCGGGCCTGGTGGGTGCTTACCGCGGCCGGGATCGACGACGTCCGCATCCTCGACGGCGGTCTGTCGGCCTGGTCAGCAGCGGGTGAGGGCCTGCAATCCGGCCCGGTCACGCCGGAACCCGGCGACGTGGACGTCGTTCACGACGACCTGTACCACGGAGCGCTGCGAACCCTGACCGCGGAAGCGGCGCAGTCTGCCGTGGACGTGCTGCTGGACGCGCGGGCGCCCGAACGGTTCCGCGGGGACGTCGAACCCGTCGACCCGGTGGCCGGCCACATCCCCGGAGCGGTCAATCTGCCCAGCACCCAGCTGCTTTCCGCGGACGGCACGCTGCTCCCGGACGGCCCGCTTCGCGCGCTGCTGGCCGACCGGGGCGCGACCGGCGGCGCCGACGTCGGCGCGTACTGCGGGTCGGGGGTGACGGCGGCGCTGGCGGTGGCCGGGCTGGCCGCAGCCGGGGTGGACGCAGCGCTGTATCCCGGGTCGTGGTCGGAATGGGCCTCGAACCCCGACCGGCCCGTGGCCCGGGGTGAGCAGTAG